Proteins from one Cryptomeria japonica chromosome 4, Sugi_1.0, whole genome shotgun sequence genomic window:
- the LOC131032900 gene encoding GEM-like protein 1, whose product MSKYTQTNTSSASSGYEEGRWGTWVMGTPANPGIHPVNQQAANWVAQEATPSAVQIGSSTTTQQQQYMQYSGPPHAVTGTVTYHQTTPSQSNPYVATTAAPGSNGKSPMDMIQNVFNKWSKVFDDKLKNVENFAGNIWHHLRTGPSLTDTAMGRISQGTRVLTEGGYEKIYRQTFETIPGEQLRKSYACYLSTTTGPVIGTLYLSTVKLAFCSDSPLAYSRYPGQTEWSYYKVMVPLSHVKAVNPSANRLNPAEKYIQIITIDDHEFWLMGFVSHDKALKNLQEATRHQDS is encoded by the exons ATGAGCAAGTATACGCAAACGAACACCTCTTCTGCATCATCGGGATATGAAGAGGGTAGATGGGGTACATGGGTGATGGGAACCCCTGCAAATCCAGGCATACATCCTGTAAATCAGCAGGCAGCCAACTGGGTTGCGCAAGAAGCAACTCCGTCTGCAGTACAGATCGGGAGTAGTACTACAACACAACAGCAACAATATATGCAATATTCAGGACCTCCTCATGCCGTCACAGGCACTGTTACTTATCACCAGACAACGCCTTCACAGAGCAATCCTTATGTAGCAACAACAGCAGCCCCTGGATCGAATGGAAAGA GTCCCATGGACATGATTCAGAACGTTTTCAACAAATGGAGCAAGGTGTTTGACGACAAATTGAAGAATGTGGAGAATTTTGCTGGCAACATTTGGCATCATT TGAGAACTGGTCCCAGTCTTACGGACACAGCCATGGGAAGAATATCGCAAGGAACCAGAGTTCTAACTGAAGGTGGGTATGAAAAGATCTATCGACAGACATTTGAGACTATCCCAGGAGAACAACTTCGGAAGTCATATGCATGCTATTTGTCAACAACTACAGGGCCTGTTATAGGAACACTATATTTGTCTACTGTGAAGCTTGCTTTTTGCAGTGACAGTCCTCTTGCATACAGTCGTTATCCTGGTCAGACAGAATGGAGTTATTATAAG GTGATGGTGCCACTTAGCCACGTTAAGGCTGTTAATCCTTCTGCAAACAGGTTGAACCCTGCAGAGAAATACATTCAGATAATCACAATTGATGACCACGAGTTCTGGTTAATGGGTTTTGTTAGCCATGACAAAGCACTAAAGAACCTCCAGGAAGCAACAAGACATCAGGATTCCTAA
- the LOC131875407 gene encoding uncharacterized protein LOC131875407: MDVGVQNVIQVVTDNAAAYVAADKLLMARHPTLFWSPCAAHCLDLLLEDTGKLSWVKKVVEDGRNITKYIYNHTWVLNLMREHTEGKDLVRSGVTRFATNFLTLQSILATLPNLKRMFVSERWLGSPYATKPEAKKVVIAIFDTNFAKIVEEIINVSEPLVRVLRIVDGDHNSMGYLYEAMDKAKEAIQHLYGSNKTKYEPIWRIIDRRWNHQLHQHIHAAAYFLNPKFFYFPSFRADAEVRIGLDTCIRRLVDDEILRDLILDELQSYKKALGELFSSPDCKRRRATLRPGKKKHMFNFYHLFLSLRLLKSLQVINHILYPCRFVVGRLWCHNA, translated from the exons atggatgtgggagtgcagaatgtcatccaagttgtgactgataatgcagctgcatatgtggcagccgacaaacttctaatggctagacatccgacattattttggagcccttgtgctgcccattgtcttgacttgctccttgaggacacagggaaactaagttgggtaaagaaagtggttgaagatggaaggaatatcaccaaatacatctacaatcacacatgggtcctgaatcttatgagagagcacactgaaggtaaggatcttgtgcggtcgggggtcacacgctttgctaccaatttcctcaccttgcagagcatacttgctacattgcccaacctgaagcggatgttcgtgagtgaaagatggttggggagtccttatgctacaaagcctgaagcaaagaaggttgtgattgccatttttgatactaattttgccaagatagtggaggagatcatcaat gtgtcggaaccgttggtgagggtgctacgaatagtggatggggatcataactccatggggtatctatatgaggccatggataaggccaaagaggcgattcaacacttgtatgggtcaaacaagaccaagtatgaacccatatggcgcataattgatcggaggtggaaccatcaactccaccaacatattcatgctgctgcctacttcttgaatcccaagtttttttactttccgagtttcagagcagatgcagaggttagaattggccttgacacatgcattcggagattagttgatgatgagatccttcgagacctgatacttgatgagttgcagagttataagaaggccttaggggaattgttttcttcacctgattgcaaacgtaggagagccaccttacgaccaggtaaaaaaaaacatatgtttaatttttaccatttatttctctctttaagattattgaaatctttacaagttataaatcacattttgtatccttgcagatttgtggtgggaagattatggtgccacaacgcctaa